From the Lolium rigidum isolate FL_2022 chromosome 2, APGP_CSIRO_Lrig_0.1, whole genome shotgun sequence genome, one window contains:
- the LOC124687255 gene encoding 60S ribosomal protein L27-3-like, with product MVKFLKPGKAVILLQGRFAGKKAVIVRVFEEGTRDRPYGHCLVAGLAKYPKKVIRKDSAKKTAKKSRVKCFLKLVNFTHLMPTRYTLDVDFKDVSTAGPDALATSDKKVTLAKAAKARLEERFKTGKNRWFFTKLRF from the coding sequence ATGGTGAAGTTTCTCAAGCCCGGCAAGGCCGTGATCCTGCTGCAGGGCCGGTTCGCCGGCAAGAAGGCGGTGATCGTGCGCGTGTTCGAGGAGGGCACGCGGGACCGCCCCTACGGCCACTGCCTCGTCGCCGGCCTCGCCAAGTACCCCAAGAAGGTGATCCGCAAGGACTCGGCCAAGAAGACGGCCAAGAAGTCCCGCGTCAAGTGCTTCCTCAAGCTCGTCAACTTCACCCACCTCATGCCCACCCGCTACACCCTCGACGTCGACTTCAAGGACGTGTCCACGGCCGGGCCCGACGCCCTCGCCACCTCCGACAAGAAGGTcaccctcgccaaggccgccaaggcgcgCCTCGAGGAGAGGTTCAAGACCGGCAAGAACAGGTGGTTCTTCACCAAGCTCCGCTTCTAG
- the LOC124692362 gene encoding probable magnesium transporter NIPA6 has product MGSSDNTVGLALAVASSAFVGGSFILKKLGLMRAGKLGVSAGGGGYTYLLEPLWWAGLITMLLGEVANCVAYVFAPAVLVTPLGALSIIVSSVLAHFVLKEHLNKLGVLGCISCIVGSVVVVLHAPEENMPNSVEEIWDLATQPAFLAYALTTFVLVATLVVFFEPRYGQKNILIYLGICSTMGSLTVVSIKAVGVAIKLTLDGTNQLFYPHTWLFVLVTVICGVSQLNYLNKALDTFDLAIVSPVYYVLFTTLTIVANGIMFKDGADQSLSSIASECCGLITILTGTILLHAAKEKKAASHAASPWPLDRGISWYISLGSENLLRNVEDDYFAAPQSSPTPV; this is encoded by the exons ATGGGGTCGTCGGACAACACCGTGGGGCTGGCGCTGGCGGTCGCCTCCAGCGCCTTCGTCGGCGGCAGCTTCATCCTCAAGAAGCTCGGCCTCATGCGCGCCGGCAAGCTCGGCGTCAGCGCag GTGGGGGAGGATACACCTATCTTCTGGAGCCTCTCTGGTGGGCTGGGTTGATCACAA TGCTGCTCGGGGAGGTTGCGAACTGTGTTGCCTATGTCTTCGCACCAGCTGTGCTTGTGACTCCTCTTGGAGCGTTAAGCATAATCGTCAG TTCGGTGTTAGCGCACTTTGTGCTGAAGGAGCACCTTAACAAGCTCGGCGTTCTTGGTTGTATATCGTGCATAGTAGGTTCAGTTGTCGTTGTTCTACATGCTCCAGAAGAGAACATGCCCAACTCTGTAGAAGAAATCTGGGACCTAGCTACTCAACCAG CATTTCTAGCATATGCGCTAACAACATTTGTACTCGTGGCAACATTGGTGGTCTTCTTTGAACCTCGATACGGTCAGAAAAATATCCTGATATACCTTGGTATCTGCTCTACAATGGGATCACTAACA GTCGTTAGCATTAAAGCTGTTGGTGTTGCCATAAAGCTTACACTGGATGGAACAAACCAGCTTTTTTATCCACACACATGGCTTTTTGTTCTGGTCACAGTTATATGTGGGGTTTCTCAGCTAAATTACCTCAACAAG GCACTTGATACCTTTGATTTAGCGATTGTTTCTCCTGTTTATTATGTACTGTTTACCACCCTTACAATAGTGGCGAATGGAATTATGTTCAAG GATGGGGCTGACCAAAGCTTAAGTAGCATTGCTTCTGAATGTTGCGGCCTAATAACAATCCTTACTGGAACAATTTTGCTGCACGCAGCAAAGGAGAAAAAAGCTGCCAGTCATGCAG CATCTCCGTGGCCTCTGGATAGAGGGATATCCTGGTACATCAGCTTAGGTAGCGAAAATCTACTGAGGAATGTCGAAGATGACTACTTTGCAGCTCCACAAAGTTCACCTACCCCAGTTTGA